One Miscanthus floridulus cultivar M001 chromosome 11, ASM1932011v1, whole genome shotgun sequence DNA window includes the following coding sequences:
- the LOC136493351 gene encoding pentatricopeptide repeat-containing protein At5g13770, chloroplastic-like: MAKCYSDWPPIPPLHPSRRTPPQSHASPWTIRRSFVLHCSRSCAPLLEPKNLPADEFKTVPATPVSPLPDAAPKLGISNKFIRGLCGDPQTEQLAFEGYRRALLQPEFRLEKKTANALTLQLLRDKQWGSLELLVEDFRSYGVLPEKRTCARLVACCVRARRFGLADAVLGAVEAKKGAAAAMAFSAAMQAYNRLHMYSSTVLLYGRARVARLQLNADAYRAVMAACGALGEPDMVASLFKLYRSHKWYPSDTCVETYAIVCDAMGKAGRALDSLRCLREMEADGLSPDAAIYSSVIGALADAREKAAAEDLYHEAWHSKMLGDPDMFLKLTIMHAEAGLVESTIEVAKDMRQIGLRVTDCILCTIISGFVKRRGLKPAIRAYDKLVSIGCEPGQVTYASVINVYCRLGRSDRAEAVFSEMIERGFDKCVVAYGNMISMYGKIRRASEAMRLLALMKQNGCGPNVFVYNALLDMHGRLGNSKQAEKIWKEMMRRKVRPDRISYTAIILANNRAGELNRCLELYQEYRETGGKVDKVMAGLMVGVLSKSSRFNELIELLKDMNGTKLDRRLYMSVLRSLRDAGLEVHVKWLQSNFTFMEEKT; the protein is encoded by the coding sequence ATGGCCAAATGCTACTCAGATTGGCCCCCGATTCCGCCTCTCCATCCGTCGCGAAGAACGCCGCCGCAATCCCACGCCTCCCCGTGGACGATCAGGCGGTCCTTTGTGCTCCACTGCTCCAGGTCCTGTGCTCCTCTCCTCGAGCCCAAGAACCTGCCCGCCGATGAGTTCAAGACCGTGCCGGCGACGCCGGTGTCGCCACTGCCGGACGCGGCCCCAAAGCTGGGGATATCCAACAAGTTCATCCGAGGCCTCTGCGGCGACCCGCAGACCGAGCAGCTGGCCTTTGAGGGCTACAGGAGGGCGCTGCTGCAGCCGGAGTTCCGGCTGGAGAAGAAGACGGCCAACGCGCTGACCCTGCAGCTGCTCAGGGACAAGCAGTGGGGCTCGCTGGAGCTGCTGGTCGAGGACTTCAGGTCCTACGGCGTGCTTCCGGAGAAGCGGACGTGCGCGCGCCTCGTCGCCTGCTGCGTCAGGGCGAGGAGGTTCGGCCTCGCCGACGCCGTGCTCGGAGCCGTCGAAGCCAAGAAGGGAGCCGCCGCTGCCATGGCCTTCAGCGCGGCCATGCAGGCGTACAACAGGCTGCACATGTACTCGAGCACGGTGCTGCTGTACGGGCGGGCGAGGGTGGCTCGCCTGCAGCTGAACGCCGACGCCTACCGCGCCGTGATGGCGGCGTGCGGCGCGCTGGGCGAGCCGGACATGGTGGCCTCGCTGTTCAAGCTGTACAGGTCCCACAAGTGGTACCCCTCCGACACCTGCGTGGAGACGTATGCCATCGTCTGCGACGCGATGGGAAAGGCCGGCAGAGCCCTGGATTCTCTGCGGTGCCTGCGCGAGATGGAAGCGGATGGGCTCTCGCCCGACGCCGCCATCTACTCCTCCGTCATCGGCGCGCTGGCAGACGCTCGAGaaaaggcggcggcggaggacctGTACCACGAAGCGTGGCACAGCAAGATGCTCGGAGACCCCGACATGTTCTTGAAGCTGACCATCATGCACGCCGAGGCTGGTCTGGTTGAGTCAACAATAGAGGTCGCGAAGGACATGAGGCAGATCGGCCTGAGGGTCACGGACTGCATCCTCTGTACCATCATCAGTGGCTTCGTGAAGAGGAGAGGCCTGAAACCagccatcagagcatatgacaaGCTGGTCTCCATAGGGTGTGAACCTGGCCAGGTCACCTACGCATCAGTCATCAACGTGTACTGCCGGCTTGGGCGCAGCGACAGAGCAGAGGCCGTcttctcagagatgatcgagcgAGGCTTCGACAAGTGTGTGGTCGCCTATGGCAACATGATCTCCATGTATGGCAAGATCAGGAGAGCCTCGGAGGCCATGAGGCTGCTGGCCCTGATGAAGCAGAACGGGTGCGGGCCCAACGTCTTCGTGTACAACGCCCTGCTCGACATGCACGGCAGGCTAGGGAACTCGAAGCAGGCCGAGAAGATCTGGAAGGAGATGATGCGGCGCAAGGTCCGGCCTGACCGGATCAGCTACACGGCCATCATCCTGGCGAACAACCGGGCGGGGGAGCTGAACCGGTGCTTGGAGCTGTACCAGGAGTACAGGGAGACCGGAGGGAAGGTGGACAAGGTCATGGCTGGCCTCATGGTTGGGGTGCTCTCCAAGAGCAGCAGGTTCAACGAGCTCATCGAGCTGCTCAAGGACATGAACGGGACAAAGCTGGACCGGAGGCTGTACATGAGCGTCCTGAGAAGCCTCCGGGATGCCGGGCTGGAGGTTCATGTCAAGTGGCTCCAGAGTAACTTCACCTTCATGGAAGAGAAAACTTGA